From a region of the Leptidea sinapis chromosome 6, ilLepSina1.1, whole genome shotgun sequence genome:
- the LOC126964829 gene encoding probable cytochrome P450 304a1 isoform X2, which translates to MRDSGFGRRDNVLEDVIAHNTKEVMNIVINGPQTIEEKVIVRGDLIYLPHFFAVPFINGLLHIITGSTFPRNMYPDLWYLAKQTLLFQRSTNDLGGALIITPWLKSMLPEFSGFKGLSNGNQALLDFFEVIIKDAIETYDEKYDRSFLDIYIRAMKEDMKQNKRSTYSVQQLQLICTDYMFPTATAVEMVLTMLVEQMLMHPEVQEKIHEEIDRVVGRDRAPTLDDRNKMPYTEACIREMMRTETPVTLGVAHRAMVDTKLGGYDIPKNTSVSVNYVSLHMSKDIWGDPESFRPERFIVNGKLQVSSDKSLPFGAGRRLCAGETFARQGMFLVLAMFMQQFKLSTADGKPLKQASKRIQGIITTIPEFWARVTPRY; encoded by the exons ATGAGGGATTCTGGTTTCGGCAGAAGAGATAACGTCCTGGAGGATGTGATTGCTCATAATACAAAGGAGGTtatgaatattgttattaatggtCCGCAAACTATTGAGGAGAAG GTAATAGTGAGAGGTGACCTTATATACTTACCACACTTTTTTGCTGTACCTTTTATTAATGGTTTACTCCATATTATAACTGGTTCTACATTCCCGCGGAATATGTATCCCGACTTGTGGTATCTGGCGAAACAAACCCTGCTTTTCCAAAGAAGCACCAACGACCTTGGCGGGGCACTGATTATTACTCCGTGGTTGAAATCAATGTTGCCTGAGTTCAGTGGATTCAAAGGCCTGAGTAACGGGAACCAAGCCCTGTTAGATTTCTTCGAG GTCATTATCAAGGACGCGATAGAAACATATGACGAGAAATATGATAGAAGTTTTCTGGATATTTATATAAGAGCGATGAAGGAGGACATGAAACAAAATAAACGATCGACATACTCAG ttcaACAGCTACAGTTAATATGCACGGACTATATGTTCCCGACCGCGACAGCTGTCGAGATGGTTCTGACTATGTTGGTCGAACAAATGCTGATGCATCCTGAAGTCCAGGAGAAGATACACGAGGAGATTGACAGAGTGGTTGGAAGAGACAGAGCACCGACACTGGATGACAGAAACAA GATGCCATACACGGAGGCCTGTATCAGAGAAATGATGAGGACTGAGACTCCTGTGACGCTGGGGGTTGCCCATCGTGCCATGGTCGACACTAAACTCGGAGGATACGATATACCCAAA AATACATCTGTATCAGTAAACTATGTTAGTCTACATATGAGCAAGGATATCTGGGGAGACCCGGAAAGCTTTAGACCCGAACGATTTATCGTCAATGGAAAACTTCAAGTTAGCAGTGACAAGTCTCTTCCTTTTGGAGCTG GGCGAAGATTGTGTGCTGGCGAGACGTTTGCCCGGCAAGGCATGTTCCTAGTTCTCGCCATGTTTATGCAACAGTTTAAATTATCAACAGCTGATGGAAAACCTCTTAAACAGGCGTCGAAAAGGATACAGGGCATTATAACTACAATACCTGAGTTTTGGGCTCGGGTTACTCCAAGATATTGA
- the LOC126964846 gene encoding uncharacterized protein C15orf61 homolog has protein sequence MYCSSLLKHRKCINMSLLRYFMSSRPVVSEVLTAYLKQCNEPPWTSYFVKYKSVCNDQFGMSNFNWKVGSSNYQILRTGCFPYIKYHCSKKEEEDLSSSDRFMRFIKVANLGIPCLLYGLAATQLIRHQEIVQTSKGPVTIYFLLPEHKGSIH, from the exons ATGTATTGCAGCAGTCTATTAAAGCATAGGAAGTGCATAAACATGTCATTGCTAAGATATTTCATGAGTTCGCGCCCAGTTGTATCAGAAGTATTAACTGCTTACTTAAAACAATGCAATGAACCACCATGGACATCCTACTTTGTTAAG taTAAAAGTGTCTGTAACGACCAATTTGGTATGTCAAACTTTAACTGGAAAGTAGGTAGTTCTAATTATCAAATCCTGAGGACTGGTTGTTTTCCATACATTAAGTATCACTGCTCCAAGAAGGAAGAAGAAGACTTGTCAAGTTCTGACAGATTCATGAGATTTATAAAAGTTGCTAATCTTG GCATACCATGTCTACTTTATGGTTTAGCAGCAACACAACTAATAAGACATCAAGAAATAGTGCAAACTAGTAAAGGACcagttacaatatatttcttattaccAGAGCATAAAGGCTCTATACATTGA